Sequence from the Syntrophaceae bacterium genome:
CCGGGACGACTTCGTCCGCCCCGAGGAAATCAGCCGGGCAGGGTTGTTGGAGCCTTACGTGGACACGATCCGCGCCCAGCAGAAGCTCTACGCTGAATTGTACGAAGCGCTCCGGCCCCTCATCTTCGAGCGCCATGCCGACCTGGCCGCGGAAGGGAAAAACCGGTCCCTCCTGGAGGGGTGGGCCAAAGAGGATGCCCGGTACGTCATCGCCCTGGCCACGGAGACACAGCTCGGCCTGACCGCCAACGCCCGGAACCTGGAACTCATGATCCGGCGCCTTGCCGCGTCTCCCCTGGCGGAGGCGGCCGACTGCAGCCGGCGCATCCTGGAAGCCGTCCGACCGGTCGCCCCCTCCCTGATCCGCTATACCGAAGCCACGGAATACGACCGGCTGACCCGGGAAGAGCTCCGGCGGGAGGGGGACGTTCTGGCCGACGGAAACACCGGGAAAGGTATACCCCGCGCAAGAACGCGGGAAGTCTCCCTGGTCCACGCCACGCCCGATGCGGACGGACAGACGGTGGCGGCCCTCCTGTTTGCCTCGACCCGCTGGCCCCTGGTCCGTTGCATCGAGGAAGCGGACCGAATGGGGCCGGACGGCCGGAAGGAATGGATCCGCAAAGCCCTTTACCGCATGCAGTCCCATGACGCGGCCCTTCGGGAATTCGAGTTTCCGGAGCTGGTTTTCGATCTGGTCGTGAGCGCCTCCTGCTTTGCGCAACTGAAGAGGCACCGCATGGCCACGCTGATCGCCCAGGATTACGATCCTTCGCTG
This genomic interval carries:
- a CDS encoding FAD-dependent thymidylate synthase, with protein sequence MDIRIAGYNVDAELLESLREALPEKMELTPETVSAAYARISRSPRTVGELRASARLEVEKARRSNRSIVFDMGHSSVAEHAVFNLDITGISRLVVEEVERFRLCSYMEKSQRYVLFRDDFVRPEEISRAGLLEPYVDTIRAQQKLYAELYEALRPLIFERHADLAAEGKNRSLLEGWAKEDARYVIALATETQLGLTANARNLELMIRRLAASPLAEAADCSRRILEAVRPVAPSLIRYTEATEYDRLTREELRREGDVLADGNTGKGIPRARTREVSLVHATPDADGQTVAALLFASTRWPLVRCIEEADRMGPDGRKEWIRKALYRMQSHDAALREFEFPELVFDLVVSASCFAQLKRHRMATLIAQDYDPSLGVTIPRAIREAGMEERFLEVMRQTEKTYFRIRKAAPAAAPYILTNAHRRRVCLKLNARELYHLARMRSDGHAQWDIRNISDGMLALARKIMPLTMMLAAGKDDFSRTCEKTFGKSGGEGKRKK